Proteins co-encoded in one Myxosarcina sp. GI1 genomic window:
- a CDS encoding thermonuclease family protein — translation MGCIDASELAQNPYGNEAKARLQQLLPIGQTVSYRAIDTDRYDRTVAEVYRQKRSINLTMVKEGYAVVYHQYLDGCESTKDSYLAAENNAKQKQLNFWSASELVMPWDFRKGKRSSSQPTATQNNNSNCDPSYPGVCIPPYPPDLNCGNISFRRFKVVGSDPHNFDGDRDGIGCESK, via the coding sequence TTGGGATGTATTGATGCTAGCGAGCTAGCCCAAAACCCTTATGGCAACGAAGCTAAAGCTCGTTTACAACAACTATTGCCTATCGGACAAACCGTAAGTTACCGAGCGATCGATACCGATCGCTACGACAGAACTGTAGCTGAAGTCTATCGGCAAAAGCGATCGATTAATTTAACTATGGTTAAAGAAGGTTATGCTGTTGTCTATCATCAATATTTGGACGGTTGTGAGTCAACCAAAGATTCTTACCTAGCTGCTGAAAATAATGCCAAACAGAAACAACTTAACTTTTGGAGTGCTTCGGAATTAGTTATGCCCTGGGATTTTCGTAAGGGTAAACGCAGTTCCAGCCAGCCTACAGCAACTCAAAACAACAATAGCAACTGCGATCCCAGCTACCCAGGTGTCTGCATTCCGCCCTATCCACCTGATTTAAACTGCGGAAATATCAGCTTTCGACGTTTTAAAGTAGTAGGTAGCGACCCTCATAACTTCGATGGCGACCGCGACGGTATTGGCTGCGAATCAAAATAA
- a CDS encoding AbrB/MazE/SpoVT family DNA-binding domain-containing protein yields MNIKIAKWGNSLGIRIPKSIAEDNGLSDGDEIEIATEDNRIIITPQKPKYTLEQLLEGMGEEHLHSEIDWGEPVGREQW; encoded by the coding sequence ATGAATATCAAAATTGCTAAATGGGGTAACAGTTTGGGAATTAGAATTCCTAAGTCAATAGCCGAAGATAATGGTTTGAGCGATGGTGATGAAATTGAAATTGCCACCGAAGATAATCGCATCATAATTACCCCACAAAAACCGAAATACACTCTCGAACAGTTGTTAGAAGGAATGGGTGAAGAACATTTGCATTCGGAGATTGACTGGGGTGAACCTGTTGGTAGAGAACAGTGGTAA
- a CDS encoding type II toxin-antitoxin system PemK/MazF family toxin, with the protein MVTTYIPNRGDIIKLSFSPQIGREQAGYRPALVISPQAYNRISHFVLACPITNTIKGWRFEVVLPQSMQTSGVVLTDQIRVLDWQARLAKFVEPAEFSVIDETLAKISSLVR; encoded by the coding sequence GTGGTAACGACATACATTCCCAATCGTGGCGACATCATCAAACTATCATTCAGCCCCCAAATAGGTAGAGAACAGGCGGGATATCGACCTGCCTTAGTTATCTCTCCACAAGCCTATAACCGAATCTCTCACTTTGTCTTAGCTTGTCCGATTACCAACACAATTAAAGGTTGGCGTTTTGAGGTAGTCTTACCGCAGTCAATGCAAACTTCGGGGGTAGTTTTGACCGACCAAATTCGCGTTTTAGACTGGCAGGCGCGACTCGCTAAGTTTGTCGAACCAGCAGAATTCTCCGTTATCGATGAAACTCTGGCTAAAATTTCTTCATTAGTTCGATAG
- a CDS encoding ATP-dependent RecD-like DNA helicase, with the protein MVKKTNSQTELIKVPVKIAGEVKLFINLLQAGEINAVSDLLQKLESKPVKSASWLAASNLYDLWQKVIKAIEPPTTQAFLKQQCQLLELNNSEAVVGFKSSKLMSFSQDKIPKIEKALTEITGLNLTVVMQLIEDNLKSPINYPNQEQLTKSEKVSHLKYEVSLTSEQKKTLSQLKSFTGSQDKFFRLTGYAGTGKSFLMCRYVKWLLAEKITFVVACPTNKAAKSFKNLADESGLDLEVKTVAQLLGQQPELNEDTGXEEFXCNGQABLSDYNIAIIDEFSMVNRDNFQEIVTAARSSILTKVVFVGDEAQLPPVKEKEPIVATSKVINQSATLIKVVRYDGELACVAEAIRSNPEYSRVIYPLTTTGDXSILCLRXVEWRERALALFKTEEYKLNPDYVRFLAWRNRTVDSLNKFVRSKLWGEDAPPFVPGDRLIAKKPLFRPRPGGKGKNKWRILINNSEEAQVIEPAQLTELXFRKQTYQYWQVRVQPEASKSQTLNILHESCLHSYAEQIKYLASKKQWSYYFDLSRMFDDVAYAYALTIHKAQGSTINYVFLDVRDLRSSSDRQKLLYTALTRTKKQVLIYQ; encoded by the coding sequence ATGGTCAAAAAAACTAATTCTCAAACCGAATTAATTAAAGTTCCTGTGAAAATCGCTGGTGAAGTAAAGTTATTTATTAACTTACTTCAAGCGGGGGAAATAAATGCAGTATCTGACCTACTTCAAAAATTAGAATCAAAACCTGTTAAATCGGCAAGTTGGTTAGCCGCGTCAAATCTCTACGATTTATGGCAGAAAGTTATTAAAGCAATCGAACCACCAACAACACAAGCCTTTTTAAAACAACAGTGTCAATTACTGGAATTAAACAACTCCGAGGCGGTTGTGGGGTTTAAATCATCTAAGCTAATGAGCTTCAGCCAAGACAAAATTCCTAAAATTGAGAAAGCCTTGACTGAAATAACAGGACTAAACCTAACTGTGGTTATGCAATTAATTGAGGATAATTTAAAATCTCCAATAAATTATCCCAATCAAGAGCAGCTTACAAAGTCTGAGAAAGTCTCGCACTTGAAGTACGAGGTATCTCTGACCTCAGAGCAGAAAAAGACATTATCTCAACTAAAATCGTTTACTGGTTCTCAAGATAAGTTTTTTAGACTGACAGGTTATGCGGGGACGGGTAAATCGTTTCTCATGTGTCGCTATGTTAAATGGCTACTAGCCGAAAAAATTACATTTGTGGTTGCTTGTCCCACTAATAAAGCAGCTAAAAGTTTTAAAAACTTGGCAGATGAGTCTGGTTTAGATTTAGAGGTAAAAACCGTAGCTCAACTACTAGGACAACAGCCAGAACTGAATGAGGATACTGGWAWAGAAGAATTTRTTTGTAATGGTCAAGCCRATTTATCTGACTATAACATTGCCATCATTGACGAATTTTCAATGGTGAATCGAGACAACTTCCAAGAAATAGTGACGGCGGCTCGTAGCTCGATTTTGACTAAAGTAGTGTTTGTTGGAGATGAGGCACAACTGCCACCAGTCAAAGAAAAAGAGCCAATTGTAGCCACTTCCAAGGTAATTAATCAAAGTGCTACTTTAATTAAAGTAGTTCGCTATGATGGGGAGCTTGCCTGTGTAGCTGAAGCCATTAGAAGCAATCCTGAATATAGTCGGGTTATTTATCCTTTGACTACTACGGGCGAYCRAAGCATTCTTTGTCTTCGGCAWGTTGAATGGAGAGAAAGAGCGTTGGCGTTATTTAAGACTGAAGAATACAAGCTCAATCCCGACTATGTAAGGTTTCTAGCYTGGAGAAATCGCACRGTAGACTCGTTGAATAAATTCGTCCGTAGTAAATTATGGGGTGAAGATGCACCACCATTTGTACCAGGCGATCGTTTAATCGCCAAAAAACCTTTGTTTAGACCCAGACCAGGRGGAAAAGGGAAAAACAAATGGCGTATTTTAATTAATAATTCYGAGGAAGCTCAAGTTATAGAACCTGCTCAGCTAACAGAGTTARTATTTCGGAAGCAGACTTATCAATATTGGCAAGTTAGAGTTCAGCCTGAAGCTAGTAAATCTCAAACCCTAAATATTCTGCATGAGAGTTGTCTTCATTCTTATGCAGAACAGATTAAATATCTTGCCAGTAAAAAGCAATGGTCTTACTACTTCGATTTATCGAGAATGTTTGATGATGTTGCCTATGCCTATGCTTTAACTATTCACAAAGCTCAAGGCAGCACCATTAATTATGTGTTCTTAGATGTTCGAGATCTGCGTAGTAGTAGCGACCGCCAAAAGCTCTTGTATACCGCTTTGACCCGCACCAAGAAACAGGTTTTAATTTATCAATAG